The following proteins are encoded in a genomic region of Trypanosoma brucei gambiense DAL972 chromosome 8, complete sequence:
- a CDS encoding transaldolase, putative codes for MNQLESLKKHTCVVIDTADFSLLKEFSAEDATTNPSLVLAGSQVPQHAHLVNSAVEFARSNVSRLRDGLLSSADDERAQLLELAVDKLTVSFGVEILKAIPGRVSSEVDARLSYDADKMVKKAQHIVQLYAEAGVPKERLYIKLASTWEGIRAAERLEREGINCNLTLLFSFDQAVACAQAGVALISPFVGRVLDWYKAKYPEQADTFIGAQDPGVIAVTKIYNYYKEHGYKTVVMGASFRNTGEVLELAGCDKLTISPKLLQELASTPGEVVRKLDPAQLTQSIPKRSELTRPESLFERETNNMAVEKLEEGIRNFAKDTEKLEALIATLL; via the coding sequence ATGAATCAACTGGAGAGCCTCAAGAAACACACATGTGTTGTAATCGACACAGCAGATTTCTCTCTTCTGAAAGAATTTTCTGCTGAAGATGCCACAACTAACCCATCGTTGGTCCTAGCTGGCAGTCAGGTCCCGCAACACGCTCACCTCGTCAACAGTGCCGTAGAGTTTGCACGCTCTAATGTCTCTCGGCTACGTGATGGCCTCCTCTCCAGCGCTGATGATGAGCGCGCCCAGTTGCTGGAGCTCGCAGTTGACAAACTAACAGTGAGTTTCGGTGTGGAAATCCTAAAGGCCATTCCTGGTCGGGTGAGCTCAGAGGTAGATGCTCGCCTCTCCTACGACGCTGACAAGATGGTCAAGAAGGCGCAACATATCGTGCAATTGTATGCGGAGGCTGGTGTACCAAAGGAAAGGTTGTATATAAAGCTGGCTTCCACGTGGGAGGGCATTCGCGCCGCGGAGCGCCTGGAACGTGAGGGCATCAACTGCAACCTCACATTACTATTCTCATTCGATCAGGCCGTGGCCTGTGCTCAAGCAGGCGTTGCCCTCATCTCTCCCTTCGTTGGTCGAGTATTGGATTGGTATAAAGCAAAGTACCCGGAGCAGGCCGACACATTCATTGGAGCACAGGATCCAGGCGTCATTGCTGTAACGAAAATTTACAACTACTACAAGGAGCATGGTTACAAAACCGTTGTGATGGGAGCATCGTTCCGCAACACTGGTGAAGTACTAGAGTTGGCTGGTTGTGATAAACTTACCATTTCTCCTAAGCTACTGCAAGAACTCGCCAGCACACCTGGTGAAGTCGTGCGGAAATTGGACCCGGCACAACTCACCCAATCCATACCGAAGCGTTCTGAATTGACAAGACCGGAATCTCTCTTTGAGAGGGAGACAAACAACATGGCAGTTGAGAAGTTGGAAGAAGGTATCCGAAACTTTGCAAAGGATACAGAAAAGTTGGAAGCACTCATCGCTACACTTTTGTAA